In the genome of Nitrospinaceae bacterium, one region contains:
- a CDS encoding thioredoxin domain-containing protein → MTEHTNRLSGETSPYLLQHQHNPVNWNPWGEEALARSREEDKPIFLSIGYSACHWCHVMERESFENDEVAAVLNEHFVSIKVDREERPDIDSIYMEAVQMLTGQGGWPMSMFLLPDLRPFFGGTYFPPEDMQGRPGFRGLLLRIAAIYKEQRGDIEENAGKLTGELSRMNEVAPAAGDVSLDLVSKAAEELKGRFDANWGGFSQAPKFPPSMALMLLLRQWRRSGDKDCLGMVEFTLQRMALGGMYDQLGGGFHRYSVDPFWLVPHFEKMLYDNALLSRVYMEAYQATGNALYRSVATDTLDYVLREMTSPEGGFYSAQDADSEGVEGKFFVWRPAEVEELLGPEDAGVFCRFYDVTEGGNFEGDNILHIPKAPHQFAEEEGATQQSLLEVLERSRAKLFKEREKRVKPGLDDKILTSWNGLMIGSMALAGRAEGGAAYLEAARRAADFVLTKMRGERGLLRTHRVGQSRLNAYLDDYAFMMMGLVDLYESSFEMRWLDEAAALAREAIARFWDEREGAFFFTAKDHEELIVRKKTAQDGAIPSGNSVAALALLRLGKLTGEATFTETGQAIIKVYGEFLDRVPGAFHMMLVALDFDRGAPVEVAIAGDPASADTRAALDVVNSLFVPNKVIALKGSPGDGEIEEKIPLLEGKETLEGATVVYLCRNYTCDAPLTDLAAVRERLGEM, encoded by the coding sequence ATGACCGAGCACACGAACCGGCTCTCTGGTGAGACGAGCCCGTATCTACTGCAGCACCAACATAACCCGGTGAACTGGAATCCCTGGGGCGAGGAGGCGCTTGCCCGCTCGCGCGAGGAAGACAAACCGATTTTCTTGTCGATCGGCTACTCGGCCTGCCATTGGTGTCATGTGATGGAGCGTGAGAGTTTCGAAAACGATGAAGTAGCTGCCGTGCTAAACGAGCATTTTGTTTCGATCAAGGTGGACCGCGAGGAGCGGCCCGACATCGATTCGATCTATATGGAGGCGGTGCAGATGCTTACAGGCCAGGGCGGCTGGCCGATGAGCATGTTCCTTCTGCCTGACTTGCGCCCCTTTTTCGGAGGAACTTATTTTCCGCCCGAGGATATGCAAGGAAGGCCGGGTTTTCGGGGTCTCCTCCTTCGAATCGCCGCCATTTATAAAGAGCAGCGGGGAGATATTGAAGAGAACGCGGGCAAGCTCACTGGCGAGCTCTCCCGAATGAACGAGGTGGCCCCGGCGGCGGGCGATGTTTCTCTCGATCTCGTTTCAAAGGCGGCAGAGGAATTAAAAGGCCGCTTTGATGCCAATTGGGGCGGGTTCTCGCAGGCACCCAAGTTTCCACCCTCAATGGCGCTGATGTTGTTGTTAAGACAGTGGCGGCGGAGCGGGGACAAGGATTGTCTCGGCATGGTCGAGTTTACTCTTCAGCGAATGGCGCTGGGCGGGATGTACGATCAACTCGGTGGCGGATTCCACCGCTATAGTGTGGACCCCTTCTGGTTGGTTCCCCATTTCGAAAAAATGCTCTACGACAACGCGCTGCTCTCGCGAGTCTATATGGAGGCCTATCAGGCCACGGGCAACGCTCTTTATCGCTCGGTGGCGACGGACACGCTCGATTATGTGCTTCGCGAAATGACATCGCCCGAGGGCGGGTTCTACTCGGCCCAGGACGCTGATAGCGAAGGGGTGGAGGGTAAGTTTTTTGTGTGGCGCCCAGCTGAAGTCGAAGAGCTGCTCGGGCCCGAGGACGCCGGGGTGTTCTGCCGGTTCTACGATGTTACCGAGGGAGGAAATTTTGAGGGGGATAATATCCTTCATATTCCCAAGGCGCCGCACCAGTTTGCCGAGGAGGAGGGTGCCACGCAGCAATCGCTTTTGGAGGTCCTTGAGCGGAGCCGCGCGAAACTTTTCAAAGAGCGCGAGAAGCGCGTAAAGCCGGGGCTCGACGATAAAATCCTCACAAGCTGGAATGGTTTGATGATTGGCTCGATGGCGCTCGCCGGGCGCGCGGAGGGTGGCGCTGCCTACCTGGAGGCGGCTCGGAGGGCGGCTGATTTTGTTTTGACGAAGATGCGCGGCGAGAGGGGCCTGCTCAGAACGCACCGGGTGGGTCAGAGCCGACTCAACGCCTATCTCGACGACTACGCGTTTATGATGATGGGGCTGGTGGATCTTTACGAGTCCTCCTTTGAGATGAGATGGCTCGATGAGGCGGCCGCCCTCGCAAGGGAGGCGATAGCTCGCTTCTGGGACGAGAGGGAAGGGGCTTTTTTCTTCACGGCAAAAGACCACGAGGAACTCATCGTTCGCAAGAAAACGGCTCAGGATGGCGCGATTCCATCGGGAAATTCGGTGGCGGCGCTCGCGCTTCTTCGCCTCGGCAAACTGACGGGCGAGGCCACATTCACCGAAACGGGTCAGGCCATCATCAAGGTGTATGGAGAGTTTCTCGATCGGGTGCCGGGTGCGTTTCATATGATGCTCGTTGCGCTCGACTTTGATCGCGGCGCACCCGTGGAGGTCGCTATTGCGGGAGATCCTGCCTCGGCGGATACGCGGGCGGCGCTCGATGTCGTGAACTCCCTATTCGTTCCAAACAAGGTGATTGCTTTGAAGGGCTCTCCAGGGGACGGCGAAATTGAGGAGAAGATACCGCTTCTTGAGGGGAAGGAAACACTTGAGGGTGCGACTGTGGTGTATTTGTGCCGGAATTATACTTGTGATGCGCCGCTGACAGATCTGGCAGCGGTAAGAGAGCGATTGGGCGAAATGTAG
- a CDS encoding amidohydrolase family protein — MTTTLIKAGHLLTLDDALGDIAGGQILIENGAIKEVGRNLDTPPDSEIIEAADMIVMPGLVNAHMHTWQTGIRGVAGDWSLGDYMGHMHANLATQFAPEDLYLANLLGALNQINCGATSLFDWCHNNPTPEHTDRAIDGLEEAGIRALFAHGTPKPDVEKDGMPHSEMPHPEAEIKRLATGRLSNRGALVTLGMAIRGPDISTWEVAEHDVRLAGEYELVASAHMGGRPGGGMTKGGIGKLNDANLLGPAYNVVHGCQLTDDEFQMIGDAGATVSSCPEVEMQMGHGHPVCGRILAAGGAPSLGVDIESNISGDMFTVMRMALQHQRAADNQKIIDTGASPGKVSIAARQALKWATIEGARAMGLDSSTGTLTPEKQADLIMIRTTDLNLYPVNNAAEAAIFQAGIGNVDTVMIGGAVLKRGGKLVYPKLNEKKEALAESGRRILKDAGLA, encoded by the coding sequence ATGACAACGACACTCATCAAGGCCGGGCATCTTCTCACGCTCGACGATGCGCTTGGCGATATCGCAGGCGGGCAAATTCTCATTGAGAACGGCGCGATTAAAGAGGTGGGCCGAAATCTCGACACTCCGCCTGATTCTGAAATCATCGAGGCCGCCGATATGATCGTCATGCCCGGCCTCGTGAACGCCCACATGCACACCTGGCAGACGGGCATTCGCGGTGTCGCAGGCGATTGGTCTCTTGGCGACTACATGGGCCACATGCACGCCAACCTCGCCACGCAGTTTGCCCCCGAGGATCTCTATCTCGCTAATCTTCTGGGCGCGCTCAATCAAATCAACTGCGGGGCAACCTCGCTTTTTGACTGGTGTCACAACAACCCGACGCCCGAGCACACCGACCGGGCTATCGACGGTCTTGAGGAGGCGGGTATCCGGGCCCTTTTTGCCCACGGAACGCCCAAGCCCGATGTCGAAAAAGACGGTATGCCACACAGTGAAATGCCTCATCCCGAGGCGGAGATAAAGCGCCTCGCCACCGGTCGTCTTTCTAATCGCGGTGCACTGGTTACCCTCGGCATGGCGATTCGAGGTCCCGACATCTCGACCTGGGAGGTGGCCGAGCACGATGTTCGCCTAGCGGGTGAATACGAATTGGTTGCCAGCGCCCACATGGGCGGTCGCCCCGGCGGCGGAATGACCAAGGGCGGCATCGGCAAGTTAAACGACGCGAATCTTCTCGGCCCCGCCTATAACGTCGTTCACGGCTGCCAGCTAACGGACGATGAGTTTCAGATGATCGGCGATGCCGGGGCCACCGTATCCTCGTGTCCCGAGGTCGAGATGCAGATGGGCCATGGTCATCCTGTCTGTGGGCGAATCCTCGCTGCGGGCGGCGCCCCCTCGCTTGGTGTGGATATCGAGTCGAACATTAGCGGCGATATGTTCACCGTTATGCGGATGGCCCTCCAGCATCAGCGAGCGGCAGACAACCAGAAAATCATTGACACTGGTGCATCGCCCGGCAAGGTCTCCATCGCTGCAAGACAAGCGCTCAAATGGGCAACGATAGAGGGCGCCCGCGCGATGGGCCTTGATAGCAGCACAGGCACACTCACCCCAGAAAAGCAGGCCGACCTCATTATGATTAGAACCACTGACCTCAATCTCTATCCGGTGAATAACGCCGCCGAGGCAGCGATATTTCAAGCAGGTATTGGCAACGTCGATACCGTCATGATTGGCGGTGCCGTCTTAAAGCGGGGCGGCAAGCTCGTCTATCCAAAGTTAAATGAAAAAAAAGAAGCGCTCGCCGAGAGCGGGCGAAGGATTTTGAAAGACGCCGGGTTAGCATAG